Within the Candidatus Atribacteria bacterium ADurb.Bin276 genome, the region GAACCACTGTAGGGAGCTGCAATGACAATTCCTCGCGTCATCTTTGTAACATCCTTTGATAAATTTTATAAGAAACCTCTTGTCAAATTGAAAATAATGATTTAATCTACCATGTGATGAAGATAAAAACAACTGAATAGAAACATTCAACGGGTGTTCGGGAAACCGGTGAAAATCCGGTGTGGTCCCGCCACTGTGAGAAGGAACGAAAGGTTTGTTATGCCACTGGCGATGTCGCCGGGAAGGAAAACCGAGTAGGAAAAGCCTTCAAGCCAGGAGACCGGCCCGGGGAATATATCAGTTTTCAGCTTTTGCGCGAGACGAAAGTTGAAATATTTTTTTGATATCGACCCGGGACATCAGGCTTTTTTAATATTGAAAGAGGTCGATAGCATGGATTTTATAGAATCACAGAGTCTTCAACTGATTAAGACCGTTTTAGATCATTATTCCCTTCCTGATTATGGTCGTTTCCTCGTCGAGCGAGCCGTTCACGCAACTGCTGACTTTTCGATCGCTTCACTTTTTGTTATTCAACCAGGTTTCATTGAGACCTCAACGAATAAAATCGAAACCGGTTCCGAAATTTACTGTGATACCGAAATGGTTTCCAGTGGAATATCTCCTCGTCTCCTTCAGCAATGTGGAATCAAACTTACTGTTTTCGTTCATCAACAAGAATGTTATGCACGAGCTCAACGTGATAATATAACCCGCTCAGAAGCAGCTGTAGATTTGAGTTGTGAAAAAAACATTCGTAAATTTATTTTTGGAAATGCTCCAACTGGTCTCCTTCGGTTAGTTCAACATATCAACCAGGGATATCGGGCTGACTTTGTCGTTGGCATGCCGGTTGGTTTTATTTCGGCAGCTATTTCTAAAAAACAATTGTTACAAACCGGTGTTCCAGCTGTCGTTCTCTCCGGTCCCCGGGGAGGAAGTTCTATAGCTGCTTCAGTTTTCAATGCCCTTCTCAAAAAAAAGTTAG harbors:
- the cbiC gene encoding Cobalt-precorrin-8X methylmutase codes for the protein MDFIESQSLQLIKTVLDHYSLPDYGRFLVERAVHATADFSIASLFVIQPGFIETSTNKIETGSEIYCDTEMVSSGISPRLLQQCGIKLTVFVHQQECYARAQRDNITRSEAAVDLSCEKNIRKFIFGNAPTGLLRLVQHINQGYRADFVVGMPVGFISAAISKKQLLQTGVPAVVLSGPRGGSSIAASVFNALLKKKLEENGMEIIR